GACAAATGTTAGTGCCAGGATATCTAGGTATTACTTTTAGAAACGATCAACTGTGACCGTGTTCACTATGCTTCTAAGGAATAGATGTATAGGACAGGTGATTGCAGAAAGAAACTTATGTCACGTTGGTTGTTTAGTAGATAGTTGATCTTGAATCCTTACATCatatatgtattattatttaaaatttagacAAGAAGATCTGTTCTAATTAATTGTAGCCGACATATCGGTCGTTAAGAAGAGTTAGATTCGATTAATTGCAGTAGTTAAACTATTAGTACCGTTGTCGTTAGTACCTCTTGCCATCGTGCAGTGACATAAGCAACCTTCTGCACGAGGAACTATCGAATTCCTTTCCGGATTAGTAAGCGAGTGCAATCGAATTAGGGTGCATCCGTACGATCTATCGTTCGAACGATCGTTCGGAAATTTCTTACGAGCATAACATTTTTGAGGGCCGCCATTCATTGTTCGTGCCAACGGGCTTGGGCTGTGGTGAGAGAGTGATAGCTACCGAACGGTAACCGATAACCGCCATCTGTACGATACTTGATCAGGAAAAAGAGACTATAAAGTGCCATCACCGaggtaattaaattgaaacccCGCTGCTCAGAATTTAGTACCATATGTTTAGAGTACATAGGCGTCATAATAAGATGGAATAATCGAGACAATCGCACTCGTTTGCTAACCTCATCGTCGTTGGGATTCGCGGGGAAGTTATACTCAACCGCTTGGTTCTGTTTACCGACCATTTCATCGATGCGGACGGCCGTTGGCACTACCGGGATGACTTCGGCCTCCCTCTTCTTCACCACGATGTCGGCTGTCGAGGGTTGCGGTGGTTCCTCGCGAATTTCGGCCGACGCTACCGTGTGCGGCAACTCGGTCGGGAAGATCTCGTCCCAGTACTGATCCTTTAGCAGTTCGGGATGTTCGTGATGCATCTCGTCCACGATCAGATAGGACACCTGCAGGTTCCGATCGACCATCCAGTTAACCTCGAAATCGTCATCGTCCTCGCCGAACGGATTGATCAGCGATTCGGCCACCTTCAGCCAGCCCATGTAGAAGAAAAACTGCAACGTGGTGAAGATCGGGAAGTACTGATCTATCTTGTTCACCACGCCCTCGCCAAGCTCCTTCGTTTCTACCCACTGCTGACCCATAACCGAGGTAAGGAAGTAGCTGTACACGGCAAGCGTTACCACCTGCGTGTACACAAGCGGCACACTGATCGTGTCGTACGAGATCAACAGCCCACACTGGCCGCGAAACTTGTTCAGCTCGTCGatgatcgttttggatgcgaAATCATCCCTGCAGCGACCCTCCTTACGGGCACGGGTCACAATGCTTGCCGCCCATACGATCGGTAACCAGTGCTTCGAGTGACGCGGAAACTTCTGATTCAAATGGGACATGATGGTATGTTCGTTTTCGTTCAACAGACCGGCCTCCACCAGATGCTCAATGGTCGGGAAGCGTTTCTTCACACGCGGTGAAATGTTCGTCAACACCATCGTGAGACAGAGACAGACGTAGCGCATGATTGTACGTCGCATTACACGACCCCGTTCGTCCTGAAATCAgtgaaaaaatgtacaaacgTTACTACTATCGACCGTTAATCTCAGCCAGAACTGACCGTATTTGTTCTCCCTGATCGGTATGTCAATATTTAACCAAAATTAACGAGACATTGGCCGACCTGACACTAATATACCGCGATAACATCAAATCGTAATCGGATACGCCGCCTTAGTGTTTTTTCGCTAATGACGCCGACCGTTTCGCTTCTGTCCCGAGAGTTCTTCGCCCTACGCACAATGGACTAAAGCTAATCGGTTTCTAATCGTAGGGAGGATTCTGTTACTGGTTGAAACTAATATTATCCTCGGCACAGCTATTTGGGCACATCACAATCGAATCAACCGGAAACCGGATTCAAAtgaacaaacatcagcaacgGCGAGACAACCCGTGCCGTGGAGGTGGAAGCGTAAATTATTGATTTGACACCCAACGCAAGGGGTACGGAAAGAATAATAACGTGGCGCCCGCAGGACTGTAGGAAATCTTTCCTTTGCACGTTTCACCCCGTCCTGCGCAACCTTACCTGACCGTGAATGTTGGCACTGACAAAGACGGCAATAGGGTCCGGCCAAGGAATGCTTGTGTACTGGTTCCACCAGCGCGTCATTACGATGGTGACGTAGAAACCAAGCACGAAGGAAAGCGGAATCAGATTGCTGTACGTAGCGCAGTACTTGACGATTTCCTCGAATATCCTAAAACGACAACAATGGAGCAGATGAATGATGCGTGGCGATGATGTTGGTGGCACCAATACTGTACCGTTTTTGATCCTCTGACAATCCGAGCCGGTAGGTAACGTTGAGCACGTAGTATAGAAGCAGGAAGCACGTTAAGTCCAGCCATACTAGTTTGTAGATACTACCGCGCCATCTGTAAGTGAAGGcagaagggaagaaaatgttttaatgacCTATATTTTATTGCACGCTGATGTTGGATGTCGTCTAGATTGGTTATAGTAAGTAatctcttaaaaaaaaaatacataatcTCTAACAGACATTCGTCTTATGAAAATTATCGATACggaagaataatttaaaaaaaaagtacataaGGCTTTCTAAATACCTTGAGCATGGTAGTGTTGTGTAGAGCAtgtttaaagaaaacataatgCAACATATCGACATATCCATACATATCATTTGCGATCTGATGCTTCAACGATCACCGATTTTACCGTTGCTTCGGATATGCTTTTTACCATCGATCTATCAATTCAACTTCGCGATGCTTTAGGAATGAAAGTATATTTTATTCTGAATACCTGTTACGCATACGCATTTTTTCAATTCCGAGCAGCTTTAGCGTGTTGAgacaaacattaatttaattgttttgttcaaaattaaaaaggtaaattaaATTCACCTGAAAAAGATTAACACAATAATTTTTATAGTTTTCTCCTAACTTATTCCTCAGGTTACAGAGCATATTGttataagaaataaaattgtttgtttcgctCATATTTACTTGCGCTTAAAACATTCAACCAATTTGAAAATGAGAAAACATTGTTCCGCTCTGTCTAGTGTCGTTCATATattaaatgattaattttagAATTATCTAAACGCATATTTGATGTCGTGCGTTGCTGGATTATCCTTAAAAGTATCAGTAAAACAATCACTTTCATCTGGTGCATGGTCCGTACGTCCCGTCAGTATGAACAAGTGTAATTTCCGCGCGAGTTTCGCGTGTGACATAATGGAAAACACACGATAGCAACCCTCAACATTTTCCCATACTTCGAAGGTCTTGGTTTAAAGCAAGCGAACTGACCATGGAACCGGTTTGGTCGAAAAACCGGCATATGAATCAACCCGCACACGACGAATAAAGGCAAAGTTTGCGTTGATTGTGAGAGCCGGTGCTGCTACAAATGACCAATCAAGAAAGCAACAACTCTGCGAAGTTAGTTCGGGGGAAGTGGCCGAGGTTGAAATAAAATGTCGGTTTCATTCAATCAGTTTAGCGGATCGTTTGAAAGAGGAGTGCCAATAAAAATAGAGAtgagaatttaaattttaatcagctcagcataaaacatgcTGGATCTCAATGATTGGTAAAACCCCTTATCGGTAGGCTAAATCAGTCATCTTCTACATCAAAAATCAGTCAAAAATCTTCTATAACAGTTCGCCAGTTTTGAATGACATACATAATATCACTCATGTTGTTACGCTACGTTTTTAAGCCGGAATTTCCAAACAGCATCTTTTTCTTCGGTAAAAAGGAAATGCTTCCCTCGACTGTTGTGGAAGTGTTACGCGTCGCGCTTACGGCAATTGTAGCTTGAACTTgaaaatgtttattgtttatatgCAACCTTGTTGATAATGGTTACAACAAGTCTGAATCAAGTGCTGGTGGCAGTCCCCAacatacgctattatagcgaaTCGTTATagcccgggaaaaatccgcgtatcttgAATTTCCGCGTAAATCGAATGTTGATGGAATTTCGTTTAAACTTCAAAATCGTAGCGCCGATTTTCTTCTCTGTACCTGATTTATCCAACAAATCAGACgactttttaaacataaaataacaaatttaaaagaagaaaatgtttatAGTATAACAAGAGTATATCCATTCAAACTGGACCAGTTATAATAACAACAGATGCAAATAATAGAGtacataattaaattaaacatatttgtaaatttaatatttgtaattgttatatttgctatcctttcttctttccttttcctgtATTATTGTtaaaagtaattaaactttGGCAGCAATGAATAATCTCAATATtggaatgttaaaaaaaaggtaaaaaattgaacCAAAATATATGCATGAATCTacatattaattttaatcggTTTAAAATAATCTAATGTGTTGTTTTAACATCCATGTAGCAAAGTAAgtgtattttaattaaaaaacttgaaaaaaatgattacaacaaaacataaaattatgaaacaGCTTTTGTAATCATTATCTTTGTATGATTCATACATAGACAAATTCCTAACGTCTTATATGTTACGTTGAAATTCgggcaaaaaaacaacgaaataaCTTCTCCTGATAAGACACTTGATGAAAGATAATACAACACACTTTCAAGCAGCAACTGTCTCCTGCAAGTctgttttcattaaataaGTTTATTTTCAATTGCTCTGTAACTCACGCTTGCTTAGTCATTGATAAGCTCacttaaatttgaaaacattaaaaggAAAGTTAGCAACGTCCGTAACGGTCCTTTGTACATTTTATGATATACTATTAATATGAGTAAATAAGGAATACAGCTGTAATTGAAATATGCTAATTTTACAATAAGCGCATCCAACCTATTTACTGAGTTGACATTATGATGTAAGAATTAGTCGGTGGAGCACCGGCGATGTGCTCGGGTCCTATTCCACGTCATGAAGCATTAATTATGCCTGTCTGCACATTCGCTTGACGCGTATGGTAACATTATGCAGATAAACTTCACATTGCAGCCTCCGTGCTAACGGCCTGTGCTTATCAATGCAACCTATAAAaggatgaattttattttccaacacgTAACACACCCATCCGATTGAATCGTAAGAATTGACGCTGATGCTGTTGGACGAAGATAGTAGCACAAGTGAGGTAATATATTTTCACACCTCCACCATAGAGAAATCTCAGAAAAACGAGTTAGAAAACCAAGGTGAGTAAGCGTGTCAGGGTGATAATTGGACAAGAAGTCAACACCGGTGGATTCTCAAATCTCAAAGTGTTTGCGGTTAAAACTTTGTCATTAGAACCTCAAAATGTGCCGCGGCGAAGAAGTGAAGGTAAAAGACACGATTTGATTGAGCACCTACATAAGCGGAACATAGTGTTGATTTTGTGATAAACGAATTACATTGATAAGGAGTATCTTCTTGCTACGTTCTACTGGTTTCTAACACTGCGTGCTGTGTTCCCCGTACACTTACCTCACGAGCAGCTTCAGGAAGCAACCGAAACCACGGCAGGTGGCCACCTCTGCTGTATAAGTTACCGTCATGGTGGGGAAGTTATTACACCTTAATACCTTATATTACTTTACACACTAGTAAACACTCTCCGGAGTGTGAAAACAATTGACACAAgcttgcggcacttttgcgaTCGCGACACTAAGGCGAGATCAATTCACTGGTATCCGTTAATTACATTTCTTTACAGTTGTGTGGTTACGTTCcttcttttgctgttgtttggatagaaaatgtatgttaaatatcgATTATGTTCACCTCGATGTATTGACTTATTAAATCACTCATAGCATATCGTCCCGCACACAATTCACTCGTTTCCTTTCCAAACTGTCTGAACGTATGAATCAACTCACACGAGAAGTGAACGCACTGCTGGACCTTATTCGTCTGTGGCAGTCTACGAATACGACACACATCCGGGGCGACGTTCATGTGACTGACCATTTTGGTGTTCCATCACCAACATACCGATTCACCACTAGCATTACCCTTCGCTCTAGTCATCCTTTTCCAATGGAGCGTGATAAccttatttaaacaaaaagacGGTGCCAAATTTACGAACACACTAAAACAGGTCGAATGATTCGCAGAGGTGCGACACAGGCCCGAAACAGAAGAGTATTTATTATCCCCTGTGGCTTGAGACGTCAATCAAATGAGACTTTAATTAAAAGGTGCGGCTTGTAGAGGAATTTCGAAAGACATACTGTATTATGTTGCTGTTGAAGAAGTGTCTTCCTCAAAGTTACACCCATTTGATATCGTTAATGTAgcatttttaaaaacgatgttaTATTATTGTGTCACACAGATAACCCAACCGCCACCATCCTAGCAGTTCTTCATtaacggcacaacaacctcaaagGGTCTAATAATAAGTActgccatttttggctttttttttgctttatttacccgtagccggatagcCAGTCCttcgtacggaggattggtccgaatTAGATTTTGAACCGGTTCTGTCGTGTGCATACCAATACGCCACCGCCCCTACATGCTAACTGAAAATGCTAATATAATGCTGAGGCCATGACCAGACCTGAATGATAAGCAAAATTCGCAAAAACAGCTATTTCCTCCTAATATTTCTCAAACATTTTAACACTATTAGGGCCTCGTACGCCTTTGTCGAAGCTATTCAGCATAGGTTTGGTTTTGGGAGACCCTTTCAGACACCTCCATTTCTCGGAGTCTAATTTGTTTAGTACGCTCACGCATAAATAGCCCAATGAATGGAACCTCGACACAaacgttttatgtttttgggctttttttcttcgtttatcGTATTCTTACCATTCATCTTACCATGACCTCAATCCAAAcgcgagccaaattgttgtatcGCCGATGGCACAACCGTTCACCCTTGAAAGGGTTCCACCAAAGACTGAAACAGAAATGACGTGCTCTTACACTTGGATATGCACAATGTTGAAGTTAATATAAATTGAATCTCTCGATTAAGGCTAAATAACATGGAACCCAATCTCGAATCCACTGCGGTAGCACCCACGTGCCAATAAATTGTCtggaatgggggaaaaaaaaccacaaggAAACTGCAATACGCACGGATGAGTACACTATTAAATGATAATGATTATTCATCAAaattttccctccccgttTTCCACCCCACGATCAGGCAAGAGTGAGTGCGTAATTTTTCCAACTAGCCAAcctttttatttgctgctaTAAAAATTGTTCACGTTAGC
The Anopheles moucheti chromosome 2, idAnoMoucSN_F20_07, whole genome shotgun sequence genome window above contains:
- the LOC128302128 gene encoding bestrophin-4-like isoform X1 — translated: MTVTYTAEVATCRGFGCFLKLLVRWRGSIYKLVWLDLTCFLLLYYVLNVTYRLGLSEDQKRIFEEIVKYCATYSNLIPLSFVLGFYVTIVMTRWWNQYTSIPWPDPIAVFVSANIHGQDERGRVMRRTIMRYVCLCLTMVLTNISPRVKKRFPTIEHLVEAGLLNENEHTIMSHLNQKFPRHSKHWLPIVWAASIVTRARKEGRCRDDFASKTIIDELNKFRGQCGLLISYDTISVPLVYTQVVTLAVYSYFLTSVMGQQWVETKELGEGVVNKIDQYFPIFTTLQFFFYMGWLKVAESLINPFGEDDDDFEVNWMVDRNLQVSYLIVDEMHHEHPELLKDQYWDEIFPTELPHTVASAEIREEPPQPSTADIVVKKREAEVIPVVPTAVRIDEMVGKQNQAVEYNFPANPNDDEMDDNVSGIHFNTSEKPIYRGGSSATSLASVAGTMSRVNTVTSALKRFFSKDESSRPNSATPDAAGSVPFKFPGSASSTNLAGGRIPDRAMGSMRITDQVIEEVDEQLTITSMQGNNDSRPTAASLFEHGPPKPSEPVDVPQQAYNRTQSSVAHGFHTQLTPPGPDTLLSASAPETGRFEHNYVPLSPTDPDAVPMVASSTALRGMVDETDRVTTTFANEETEKEQLERKTRMLARSISKQAVLGLIDADMLLDELTKSTGDLEGSEKKASQNTPDGPTSDSNSNVDTTL
- the LOC128302128 gene encoding bestrophin-4-like isoform X2, translated to MTVTYTAEVATCRGFGCFLKLLVRWRGSIYKLVWLDLTCFLLLYYVLNVTYRLGLSEDQKRIFEEIVKYCATYSNLIPLSFVLGFYVTIVMTRWWNQYTSIPWPDPIAVFVSANIHGQDERGRVMRRTIMRYVCLCLTMVLTNISPRVKKRFPTIEHLVEAGLLNENEHTIMSHLNQKFPRHSKHWLPIVWAASIVTRARKEGRCRDDFASKTIIDELNKFRGQCGLLISYDTISVPLVYTQVVTLAVYSYFLTSVMGQQWVETKELGEGVVNKIDQYFPIFTTLQFFFYMGWLKVAESLINPFGEDDDDFEVNWMVDRNLQVSYLIVDEMHHEHPELLKDQYWDEIFPTELPHTVASAEIREEPPQPSTADIVVKKREAEVIPVVPTAVRIDEMMDDNVSGIHFNTSEKPIYRGGSSATSLASVAGTMSRVNTVTSALKRFFSKDESSRPNSATPDAAGSVPFKFPGSASSTNLAGGRIPDRAMGSMRITDQVIEEVDEQLTITSMQGNNDSRPTAASLFEHGPPKPSEPVDVPQQAYNRTQSSVAHGFHTQLTPPGPDTLLSASAPETGRFEHNYVPLSPTDPDAVPMVASSTALRGMVDETDRVTTTFANEETEKEQLERKTRMLARSISKQAVLGLIDADMLLDELTKSTGDLEGSEKKASQNTPDGPTSDSNSNVDTTL